Proteins encoded within one genomic window of uncultured Draconibacterium sp.:
- a CDS encoding bile acid:sodium symporter family protein, with amino-acid sequence MKIDKFVLAIIGVIILSWFFPGIGSPESGAPLDLIASVGISLIFFFYGLKLSPRDIKMGLKNWKLHVVVQTTTFLVFPLIVLAFCPLIKTENGQTIWLAFLFLAALPSTVSSSVVMVSIAKGNIPAAIFNASISGLIGIVITPLWMGLFLTQTTIDFNLGEIYFKLLTEILLPVILGVILQRYWGDYARKYSRYLTLFDKSVILLIIFKSFSHSFENKVFSAVDVVDLTLIVTAVIILFYAIYFLTLKVAQLLRFNIEDQITAQFCGTKKSLVHGTVFAKILFQQSATTGIMLLPIMIFHPIQILIISFVATKLGKRK; translated from the coding sequence ATGAAGATAGATAAATTCGTTTTAGCCATTATCGGTGTTATTATTCTGTCCTGGTTTTTCCCCGGAATTGGAAGTCCGGAAAGTGGTGCGCCACTGGATTTAATTGCGAGTGTCGGTATTTCGCTGATTTTCTTTTTCTACGGGTTGAAACTAAGCCCGCGAGATATAAAAATGGGGTTAAAAAACTGGAAGCTTCATGTTGTGGTACAGACAACTACCTTTTTGGTTTTTCCTTTAATTGTTCTTGCCTTTTGCCCCCTTATAAAAACCGAAAACGGACAAACGATCTGGCTGGCATTTTTGTTTTTGGCTGCGTTGCCGTCAACCGTTTCATCGTCGGTGGTGATGGTTTCCATTGCTAAAGGAAATATTCCGGCGGCCATTTTTAACGCCAGCATTTCGGGATTGATTGGTATTGTGATTACACCGCTTTGGATGGGGCTGTTTTTAACACAGACTACCATTGATTTTAATCTTGGCGAAATTTATTTCAAACTGCTTACCGAAATTCTGCTTCCTGTTATTCTTGGTGTAATTTTGCAACGTTATTGGGGCGATTACGCTCGCAAATACAGTCGTTATCTCACGTTGTTCGATAAATCGGTGATTCTACTGATCATCTTCAAAAGCTTTTCACATTCTTTCGAAAACAAGGTATTTAGCGCCGTTGATGTTGTCGATCTAACTCTGATCGTAACGGCTGTGATCATTCTTTTTTATGCGATTTATTTCCTAACACTAAAAGTAGCACAGTTGTTACGGTTTAATATTGAGGATCAGATTACTGCACAATTCTGCGGAACTAAAAAGTCGTTGGTACACGGAACTGTTTTTGCCAAAATATTGTTTCAGCAGTCGGCAACTACCGGAATTATGTTGCTGCCGATAATGATTTTTCATCCCATTCAAATACTTATAATAAGTTTTGTTGCTACTAAATTAGGTAAGCGAAAGTAG
- a CDS encoding patatin-like phospholipase family protein — protein MKYENGLVLSGGGTRGFAHLGVIAALDKLGIQPDVISGVSAGAIVGVFIAAGKSPEEIRDNFKRGWFFQYTKIHLPVDGLLKLDGLKEILEKEIAVKNIEDLKTPFYVCVSNLNKGTVEYRNTGSLGATVLASASIPVIFAPVELGRYLYVDGGLMDNIPVAPIRKDCQRVIASNISPINPKAKMKNLIQIATRTVYMSVNQKLEEIKKQVDVYIEPKGIDEFDVFQRKHADELFDLGYKKTLEVLK, from the coding sequence ATGAAATACGAAAACGGTCTGGTTTTAAGTGGTGGCGGCACGCGAGGTTTTGCTCACCTTGGCGTTATTGCGGCGCTCGACAAACTGGGTATTCAACCCGATGTAATTTCGGGTGTTAGTGCCGGCGCGATTGTTGGTGTTTTTATCGCCGCCGGGAAATCGCCCGAAGAAATCCGCGATAATTTTAAACGCGGCTGGTTTTTTCAATATACTAAAATTCATTTGCCGGTCGATGGCTTGCTAAAGCTTGATGGTTTAAAGGAAATTCTGGAAAAAGAAATTGCTGTAAAAAACATCGAAGACCTTAAAACACCGTTTTATGTTTGTGTGTCGAACCTGAACAAAGGAACTGTAGAATATCGAAACACCGGTAGCCTTGGCGCTACTGTGCTGGCCTCGGCATCTATTCCTGTTATTTTTGCCCCCGTTGAGTTGGGCAGGTATTTATATGTCGACGGCGGATTGATGGATAACATCCCCGTTGCACCAATCCGAAAAGATTGCCAACGCGTTATTGCGTCAAACATCAGCCCCATTAACCCGAAAGCTAAAATGAAGAACCTCATTCAAATTGCCACTCGAACCGTTTATATGAGTGTGAATCAAAAACTGGAGGAAATAAAAAAACAGGTTGATGTTTATATCGAGCCCAAAGGAATCGACGAATTCGATGTTTTCCAACGAAAACACGCCGATGAGCTTTTCGACCTGGGCTACAAAAAAACGCTTGAGGTGCTGAAATAA
- a CDS encoding co-chaperone GroES family protein, producing MSLVIEEKDLEKFIMVGDRVLVKPKNPSGKTKSGLYLPPYVQENEKVQSGYIVKVGPGYPIPAVSEEDEAWKEKKEEVKYVPLQTHIGDLAIYLNKSGHEIEFNNEKYIILPHSAILMIIRDENLFE from the coding sequence ATGTCGTTAGTAATTGAAGAAAAAGATCTGGAAAAATTTATAATGGTTGGCGACCGCGTTTTGGTAAAACCCAAAAACCCGTCGGGAAAAACCAAGTCGGGGTTGTATTTGCCTCCATATGTTCAGGAGAACGAGAAAGTGCAAAGTGGTTACATTGTAAAAGTTGGACCGGGTTACCCGATTCCGGCAGTAAGCGAAGAAGACGAAGCCTGGAAAGAAAAAAAGGAAGAAGTAAAATATGTACCGCTGCAAACGCACATTGGCGACCTTGCCATTTATTTAAATAAGAGCGGCCACGAAATTGAGTTTAATAACGAGAAGTACATTATTTTGCCGCATTCCGCAATTTTAATGATCATCAGGGATGAGAATCTTTTTGAGTAA
- a CDS encoding IS4 family transposase, with amino-acid sequence MNQGKYIFAQLTDFLPRRVFDRIVSKHNGNKYVRTFTCWNQMLCMVFGQLTSRDSMRDLLLSLEAHKSKYYHLGFGSTITRRNLGKANEKRSYKIFEDFAYVLIEEARKSCYRSDFEINVDGNIYAFDSSTIDLCLSVFWWAEFRKTKGGIKLHTLYDVKTSIPTFLYISNAKMHDVNALDLISYEPGSFYVIDKAYIDFKRLYHLHQQRAFFVTRAKDNMRFKRLYSNPVDKATGVKYDQIGKLETYYPSKDYPEKLRRVKYYDCESDKELIFLTNNMELKPTEIAYLYKKRWEVELFFKWMKQHLKIKSFWGTTINAVKIQMYCAIIAYCLVALIGNRLKVNRSIYEILQILSISLLDKTPVKEVLTKYDYKNIKELKNKQLIISGF; translated from the coding sequence ATGAACCAAGGCAAATATATCTTCGCACAACTTACAGATTTTTTACCCAGACGTGTATTTGACAGAATTGTCAGCAAACACAACGGGAATAAGTATGTGAGAACTTTTACATGTTGGAATCAAATGCTATGTATGGTATTTGGACAGCTAACTTCAAGAGACAGTATGAGAGATCTACTCTTAAGTCTTGAAGCTCATAAATCTAAATATTATCATCTCGGATTTGGTTCAACAATAACTCGAAGAAACCTTGGCAAAGCCAATGAAAAACGTAGTTATAAAATCTTTGAAGATTTTGCTTATGTTCTCATAGAGGAAGCACGCAAAAGCTGCTACAGATCGGATTTTGAAATCAACGTTGACGGCAATATTTATGCATTTGATTCATCAACAATAGATCTTTGTCTTAGCGTATTCTGGTGGGCTGAGTTTCGGAAAACAAAAGGTGGCATTAAACTGCACACTTTGTATGATGTTAAAACATCTATACCTACGTTCTTGTATATCTCAAATGCCAAAATGCACGATGTCAATGCACTTGATTTAATCTCATATGAGCCTGGAAGCTTTTATGTGATCGACAAAGCTTACATTGATTTTAAAAGGCTATATCATCTTCACCAGCAGCGGGCTTTCTTTGTTACACGGGCAAAAGATAACATGCGATTTAAGCGGTTGTATTCAAACCCCGTTGACAAAGCAACCGGAGTGAAATATGATCAAATCGGCAAGTTGGAAACTTATTACCCAAGCAAAGATTATCCAGAGAAGCTTAGGAGAGTAAAATACTATGATTGTGAATCAGATAAGGAACTAATTTTCCTTACCAACAACATGGAACTTAAACCTACCGAAATAGCTTATCTGTATAAGAAGCGTTGGGAAGTAGAACTGTTCTTCAAGTGGATGAAACAGCATCTGAAGATAAAATCCTTTTGGGGAACAACTATTAATGCTGTAAAAATCCAAATGTATTGTGCGATCATCGCATACTGTCTTGTTGCCCTAATTGGTAACAGGTTGAAAGTTAACCGCTCAATCTACGAAATCCTACAAATCCTTAGCATATCTCTACTCGATAAAACTCCTGTAAAAGAAGTGCTTACGAAATACGATTACAAAAATATCAAAGAACTAAAAAATAAACAATTAATAATCAGCGGGTTTTAA
- the map gene encoding type I methionyl aminopeptidase codes for MGKIIIKTPEQIEGIRKSSRLAAQALDYAEQFVKAGMNTEFIDDKIDEFIRSHGAISATKGYNGYPKSSCISLNEVICHGIPSKATVLKEGDILNIDITTILDGFYGDTSRMFTVGDVSQEVEDLIDTTGHCLDLGIEQVKPGNRFGNIGFVIQRYAKAQGYSVVYEFCGHGVGIDFHEEPQVDHASRRNSGPEMKPGMIFTIEPMINQGKPKAVIDKNDGWTARTVDNKLSAQFEHTVLVTPTGCEVLTDIHNEYLIT; via the coding sequence ATGGGAAAAATAATAATAAAGACACCGGAACAGATTGAAGGTATACGAAAAAGCTCAAGACTCGCTGCGCAAGCACTTGATTATGCCGAACAGTTTGTAAAGGCTGGAATGAACACCGAATTCATTGATGATAAGATCGATGAATTTATTCGATCTCATGGAGCAATCTCAGCTACTAAGGGATACAACGGTTATCCCAAATCGAGTTGTATTTCTTTAAATGAGGTAATTTGTCACGGTATTCCTTCAAAAGCTACAGTTTTGAAAGAAGGCGATATCCTGAATATTGATATAACAACAATTTTAGACGGTTTCTACGGCGATACTTCGCGTATGTTTACAGTGGGTGATGTTAGTCAGGAAGTGGAAGATCTTATCGATACCACCGGCCACTGCCTCGATCTTGGAATTGAGCAGGTGAAACCGGGCAACCGTTTCGGAAATATCGGGTTTGTTATTCAGCGTTATGCCAAAGCACAGGGGTACAGTGTTGTTTATGAGTTTTGTGGACACGGTGTTGGTATCGATTTTCATGAAGAACCGCAGGTAGATCATGCTTCGCGAAGAAACTCAGGACCGGAAATGAAACCGGGAATGATATTTACTATTGAGCCGATGATTAACCAGGGAAAACCCAAAGCGGTGATCGATAAAAACGATGGCTGGACAGCAAGGACAGTTGATAATAAACTGTCGGCACAGTTTGAACATACCGTTCTGGTAACTCCAACGGGTTGTGAGGTTTTAACAGATATCCATAATGAATACCTGATAACTTAA